One Myxococcus xanthus DNA segment encodes these proteins:
- a CDS encoding TetR/AcrR family transcriptional regulator has translation MNAVHLLLGVQWVKAYTGSMGIAERKERQRAELREQILRVARDIVVKEGFPALSMRKLADAVEYAPATLYLHFENREAIAKELCVRGFQDLLAMLEPAAQVEDPLERLPKLAEAYVRFGLEHPETYRLIFMEDPKLSTALFGDHPEGPGPRAFGVLVQVFVDLLATGRLEEGTKPEQLAEVLWAGVHGIVSLRLTCTGFPGTPAEELTQVLVTTLVKGLPGLKAGRAQKKTR, from the coding sequence ATGAACGCCGTTCATCTACTGCTGGGCGTTCAGTGGGTCAAGGCCTACACTGGGAGCATGGGGATTGCAGAACGGAAGGAACGACAGCGAGCGGAGCTGCGCGAGCAGATTCTGCGAGTCGCCCGGGACATCGTGGTGAAGGAGGGCTTCCCTGCCCTCTCGATGCGCAAGCTGGCGGACGCGGTGGAGTACGCGCCGGCGACGCTCTACCTCCACTTCGAGAACCGGGAGGCCATCGCGAAGGAGTTGTGCGTGCGCGGCTTCCAGGACCTGCTGGCCATGCTGGAGCCCGCGGCCCAGGTGGAAGACCCGCTGGAGCGGTTGCCCAAGCTAGCGGAGGCCTACGTCCGCTTTGGCCTGGAGCACCCGGAGACGTACCGGCTGATCTTCATGGAGGACCCGAAGCTCTCCACCGCCCTGTTCGGAGACCACCCGGAAGGCCCGGGCCCGAGAGCATTCGGGGTGCTGGTGCAGGTGTTCGTGGACCTGCTGGCGACCGGGAGGCTGGAGGAAGGCACGAAGCCAGAGCAACTCGCGGAGGTGCTGTGGGCGGGGGTGCACGGCATCGTGAGCTTGAGGCTCACATGCACGGGGTTCCCGGGCACGCCCGCGGAGGAGCTGACGCAGGTGCTGGTGACGACGTTGGTGAAGGGCTTGCCGGGATTGAAGGCGGGACGGGCGCAGAAAAAGACGCGGTGA
- a CDS encoding NAD-dependent epimerase/dehydratase family protein, which yields MGTVALFGATGVVGHSIAQALWGQGRGYRVVGRSREGLQREFGADPQAEIVTWNPDDMASIQAAARGVQTLIYLVGVPYWQFHLHPVLMKRTLDAAIAEGVERIVFIASVYPYGRPRTDVVNESHPRVPHTNKGRLRKAQEDLLLAADKAGSIQVTILRLPDFYGPGVENSFLHRAFVAASQGKRAQLIGPIDTPHEFVYVPDVGPTVTALMDHPGAYGRFWNLGGAGVTSQAALVEDIYAQAGHPAKYSVLGPGMVRLIGLFSPFMRELGEMHYLHTSPVIMDDSALRALLGDIRKTPYRDGIRQTLAALSPAPVATGHPHPAP from the coding sequence ATGGGCACGGTTGCGTTGTTCGGCGCCACGGGCGTCGTCGGACACAGCATCGCGCAGGCGCTGTGGGGGCAGGGGCGGGGCTACCGCGTGGTGGGGCGCTCCCGGGAGGGACTCCAGCGGGAGTTCGGGGCGGACCCGCAGGCGGAGATCGTCACCTGGAATCCCGACGACATGGCCTCCATCCAGGCCGCGGCCCGGGGCGTCCAGACGCTCATCTATCTGGTCGGCGTGCCCTATTGGCAATTCCACCTCCACCCCGTGCTGATGAAGCGCACGCTCGACGCCGCCATCGCCGAGGGCGTGGAGCGCATCGTCTTCATCGCCAGCGTGTACCCCTACGGCCGGCCGCGCACGGACGTCGTCAACGAGTCCCACCCCCGCGTGCCGCACACGAACAAGGGCCGCTTGCGCAAGGCTCAGGAGGACCTGTTGCTCGCGGCGGACAAGGCGGGCTCCATCCAAGTCACCATCCTCCGCCTCCCGGACTTCTACGGCCCGGGCGTGGAGAACAGCTTCCTCCACCGCGCCTTCGTCGCGGCCTCACAGGGCAAGCGCGCCCAGCTCATCGGCCCCATCGACACGCCCCATGAGTTCGTCTACGTGCCCGACGTGGGGCCCACCGTGACGGCGCTCATGGACCATCCGGGGGCCTACGGCCGCTTCTGGAACCTCGGGGGCGCGGGCGTCACCTCCCAGGCGGCCCTGGTGGAGGACATCTACGCCCAGGCCGGCCACCCCGCGAAGTACTCAGTGCTGGGGCCGGGGATGGTGCGCCTCATCGGCCTCTTCAGCCCGTTCATGCGCGAGCTCGGGGAGATGCACTACCTGCACACCTCGCCCGTCATCATGGACGACTCGGCGCTGCGGGCGCTGCTCGGCGACATCCGGAAGACGCCGTACCGCGACGGCATCCGCCAGACGCTCGCGGCGCTCAGTCCAGCCCCCGTTGCCACAGGTCATCCTCATCCAGCCCCATGA
- a CDS encoding metallopeptidase family protein has product MGMRTSKRTGVSGMEALDAAAEAFETGDFEAALAAADRGLAQAPDSVDALHLRAAALVELGRLEEAGRAFGAALRVSPDDLEVLLGTADCLICRAGEDREAVEEGLGFCAKGKRLAQKAGDVELLYEFLLLEGMGLNQVGECRAALASLDAALGHMPRSVDAQLERGIALFELCRFDDAKGAFDKVLKDTPDEAWAHQYLGLMAERRGDEKEAQRRFAKAQALVPTEFFPPVELGEAEFDRAVEAAVQSLPGHAKQYLDNVTIAVEDLPADEDLLGEDPPLSPSILGVFRGLAVGERSVTNAFDHVPASIVLYQKNLERFARTREELIEQIGITVMHEVGHLMGLDEDDLWQRGLD; this is encoded by the coding sequence ATGGGGATGCGGACGTCGAAGCGAACGGGGGTGAGCGGGATGGAGGCGCTGGACGCGGCAGCAGAGGCCTTTGAGACGGGCGACTTCGAGGCGGCCCTGGCCGCCGCCGACCGCGGCCTGGCCCAGGCCCCGGACTCGGTGGACGCCCTGCACCTGCGCGCCGCCGCCCTGGTGGAGCTGGGCCGCCTGGAGGAAGCCGGCCGGGCCTTCGGCGCCGCGCTGAGGGTGTCCCCGGACGACCTGGAGGTGCTCCTGGGAACCGCGGACTGCCTCATCTGCCGCGCGGGCGAGGACCGGGAGGCCGTGGAGGAAGGCCTGGGCTTCTGCGCGAAGGGCAAGCGCCTGGCGCAGAAGGCCGGCGACGTGGAGCTGCTCTACGAGTTCCTCCTCCTGGAGGGCATGGGCCTGAACCAGGTGGGCGAGTGCCGCGCGGCCCTGGCGAGCCTGGACGCGGCGCTGGGGCACATGCCGCGCTCGGTGGACGCGCAGTTGGAGCGGGGCATCGCCCTGTTCGAGCTGTGCCGCTTCGACGACGCGAAGGGCGCCTTCGACAAGGTGCTGAAGGACACGCCCGACGAGGCCTGGGCTCACCAGTACCTGGGGCTGATGGCGGAGCGCCGGGGCGACGAGAAGGAGGCCCAGCGCCGCTTCGCCAAGGCCCAGGCGCTGGTGCCGACGGAGTTCTTCCCGCCGGTGGAGCTGGGCGAGGCCGAGTTCGACCGCGCGGTGGAGGCCGCGGTGCAGTCCCTGCCCGGCCACGCGAAGCAGTACCTGGACAACGTCACCATCGCGGTGGAGGACCTGCCGGCGGATGAAGACCTGCTGGGTGAGGACCCTCCCCTGTCACCGAGCATCCTCGGGGTGTTCCGCGGCCTGGCGGTGGGCGAGCGCAGCGTGACGAACGCGTTCGACCACGTCCCCGCGTCCATCGTGCTGTACCAGAAGAACCTGGAGCGCTTCGCCCGCACCCGCGAGGAGCTCATCGAGCAGATTGGCATCACCGTCATGCACGAGGTCGGTCACCTCATGGGGCTGGATGAGGATGACCTGTGGCAACGGGGGCTGGACTGA
- a CDS encoding response regulator has protein sequence MNILVVDDDLELCTMLSRFLEMHGFTVYSASDALQALDVLERNQVSMVITDYVMPHMDGIQFTEMLKADPRFQSVPVLLMTGSEDGSVTDRGLRKGVALTLHKPLDMGQLLTLVRFAQ, from the coding sequence GTGAACATCCTTGTCGTCGACGACGATCTCGAACTCTGCACGATGCTCTCTCGCTTCTTGGAGATGCATGGGTTCACGGTCTACTCGGCGTCCGACGCGCTCCAGGCGCTCGACGTGCTGGAGCGCAACCAGGTCAGCATGGTCATCACCGACTACGTGATGCCCCATATGGACGGCATCCAGTTCACGGAGATGCTCAAGGCGGACCCCCGCTTCCAGAGCGTCCCGGTGCTGCTGATGACGGGCAGCGAGGACGGCTCGGTGACGGACCGCGGCCTGCGCAAGGGCGTGGCCCTGACGCTCCACAAGCCCCTGGACATGGGCCAACTGCTCACCCTGGTCCGCTTCGCGCAATAG
- the groL gene encoding chaperonin GroEL (60 kDa chaperone family; promotes refolding of misfolded polypeptides especially under stressful conditions; forms two stacked rings of heptamers to form a barrel-shaped 14mer; ends can be capped by GroES; misfolded proteins enter the barrel where they are refolded when GroES binds), with protein MAAKEIFFHQSAREAILRGVRTLSDAVAVTLGPKGRNVVIEKSFGSPTITKDGVTVAKEIDLENKFENMGAQMVKEVASKTSDKAGDGTTTATVLARAIYEEGLKLVAAGHSPMDLKRGIDKAVEVVVGELKSLSKPTADKKAITQVGTISANGDETIGAIIADAMEKVGKEGVITVEEAKGLETTLDVVEGMQFDRGYVSPYFVTNRERMEAVLEDPYILISEKKVSSMQDMIPLLEQVARSGKPLIIIADDIEGEALATLVVNKIRGVLNVCAVKAPGFGDRRKEMLQDIAVLTGGTVVSEDLGHKFETLTLTDLGRAKRVTVDKDNTTVVDGVGTKAAIEGRIKLIRTQIDSVTSDYDREKLQERLAKLVGGVAVINVGAATETEMKEKKARVEDALHATRAAVEEGIVPGGGVAYLRALPALEKLKPGGEQDFGVAIIRRALQEPLRKIASNAGVEGAVVINKVREGTGAFGYNARTEVYEDLEKAGVIDPTKVERTALQNAASVASLLLTTEAMVAERPKGKAKGGGAGAGMPDYGGDDMDY; from the coding sequence ATGGCAGCGAAGGAAATTTTCTTCCATCAGTCCGCGCGTGAGGCCATCCTGCGCGGCGTCCGCACCCTGTCGGACGCGGTCGCGGTGACCCTCGGCCCCAAGGGCCGTAACGTGGTCATCGAGAAGAGCTTCGGCTCCCCCACGATCACCAAGGACGGCGTCACCGTCGCCAAGGAGATCGACCTCGAGAACAAGTTCGAGAACATGGGCGCGCAGATGGTGAAGGAGGTCGCGTCCAAGACCTCCGACAAGGCCGGCGACGGCACCACCACCGCCACGGTGCTGGCGCGCGCCATCTATGAGGAGGGCCTCAAGCTGGTGGCCGCCGGCCACAGCCCGATGGACCTCAAGCGCGGCATCGACAAGGCCGTCGAGGTCGTCGTGGGCGAGCTGAAGAGCCTGTCCAAGCCCACCGCCGACAAGAAGGCCATCACCCAGGTGGGGACCATCTCCGCCAACGGGGATGAGACCATCGGCGCCATCATCGCGGACGCGATGGAGAAGGTCGGCAAGGAGGGCGTCATCACCGTCGAGGAGGCGAAGGGCCTCGAGACGACGCTCGACGTGGTCGAGGGCATGCAGTTCGACCGCGGCTACGTGTCCCCGTACTTCGTGACCAACCGCGAGCGGATGGAGGCCGTCCTGGAGGACCCCTACATCCTCATCAGCGAGAAGAAGGTCTCGTCGATGCAGGACATGATTCCGCTGCTCGAGCAGGTGGCCCGCTCCGGCAAGCCGTTGATCATCATCGCCGACGACATCGAGGGCGAGGCCCTGGCCACCCTGGTGGTCAACAAGATCCGCGGCGTGCTGAACGTGTGCGCGGTGAAGGCCCCCGGCTTTGGTGACCGCCGCAAGGAGATGCTGCAGGACATCGCCGTCCTCACCGGCGGCACGGTGGTCAGCGAGGACCTGGGCCACAAGTTCGAGACGCTGACGCTGACCGACCTGGGCCGCGCCAAGCGCGTCACGGTGGACAAGGACAACACCACCGTCGTGGACGGCGTGGGCACGAAGGCGGCCATCGAGGGCCGCATCAAGCTCATCCGCACGCAGATTGACTCCGTCACCAGCGACTACGACCGCGAGAAGCTCCAGGAGCGTCTGGCGAAGCTGGTGGGCGGCGTGGCCGTCATCAACGTCGGCGCGGCCACCGAGACGGAGATGAAGGAGAAGAAGGCCCGCGTCGAGGACGCGCTGCACGCGACCCGCGCGGCCGTCGAAGAGGGCATCGTCCCTGGCGGCGGCGTGGCCTACCTCCGCGCGCTGCCCGCGCTGGAGAAGCTGAAGCCGGGCGGTGAGCAGGACTTCGGCGTGGCCATCATCCGCCGTGCGCTCCAGGAGCCGCTGCGGAAGATCGCCAGCAACGCCGGCGTCGAGGGCGCCGTGGTCATCAACAAGGTCCGCGAGGGCACCGGCGCGTTCGGCTACAACGCCCGCACGGAGGTCTACGAGGACCTGGAGAAGGCCGGCGTCATCGACCCGACGAAGGTGGAGCGCACCGCGCTGCAGAACGCCGCCTCCGTCGCCTCGCTGCTGCTGACCACCGAGGCCATGGTCGCCGAGCGCCCGAAGGGCAAGGCCAAGGGCGGCGGCGCTGGTGCCGGCATGCCGGACTACGGCGGCGACGACATGGACTACTGA
- the sinM gene encoding signal integration modulator SinM, with translation MRLALLSVLLLGVACSSDKPPMQDGPDAGRGDAGTGTDDAGTRTDDAGSGDAGCEPLASGPGTPLLTGLNTPRRLAADETDLYIAESHSLNPQQPQPGPGRLLRLPRAGGDTVSLATGFRAPDAIAVVSDSVYVLDLDGLWRVDKATGAKDARPLDATVNNVTIGGTDVLPARMGDRDVVVIATSHRRLVRVDASGGNRQELYAGTGYTQVRGARVVGQDVWFLVAAGESPGLYSVPLDGSAPATLRDGTITAGTSLEVTPTHFLVTEGGGGNGRVLRLPREGGAAEVVATDLQGPAFPVELNGTLYFKDVSTGGTGFLRRVSTCTPGALEPVGPEGVGPGGLLVDGDTLLYTSQESGTGGVVGRVP, from the coding sequence ATGAGACTCGCGCTCCTGTCCGTCCTGCTGTTGGGTGTTGCTTGCTCCTCCGACAAGCCGCCGATGCAGGACGGGCCGGACGCGGGCCGTGGCGACGCGGGCACCGGGACAGACGACGCGGGCACCAGGACAGACGATGCGGGCAGCGGCGACGCGGGTTGCGAGCCGCTCGCCTCGGGTCCGGGCACCCCACTGCTCACCGGGTTGAACACGCCCCGCAGGCTCGCGGCGGACGAAACGGACCTCTACATCGCCGAGTCCCACTCCCTGAATCCGCAGCAGCCCCAGCCGGGCCCCGGGCGGCTCCTCCGGCTGCCACGCGCGGGCGGTGACACGGTGTCCCTGGCCACGGGCTTCCGGGCGCCGGATGCCATCGCCGTGGTGTCGGACTCCGTCTACGTGCTCGACCTGGACGGGCTGTGGCGGGTGGACAAGGCGACGGGCGCGAAGGACGCACGGCCGCTCGATGCCACGGTGAACAATGTCACCATTGGCGGCACGGACGTCCTGCCCGCGCGGATGGGTGACCGGGACGTGGTGGTCATCGCGACGTCGCACCGCCGGCTGGTGCGCGTGGACGCCTCGGGCGGCAACCGCCAGGAGCTCTACGCCGGCACGGGCTACACGCAGGTGCGGGGAGCCCGCGTGGTGGGCCAGGACGTGTGGTTCCTGGTCGCCGCGGGAGAGAGCCCCGGCCTCTACAGCGTGCCGCTGGACGGCAGTGCCCCGGCCACGCTGCGCGACGGCACCATCACCGCCGGCACCTCGCTGGAAGTCACGCCCACGCACTTCCTCGTCACCGAAGGAGGCGGCGGAAACGGCCGCGTGCTGCGCCTGCCACGCGAGGGCGGCGCGGCGGAAGTCGTCGCCACGGACCTCCAGGGGCCCGCCTTCCCGGTGGAACTGAATGGGACGCTCTACTTCAAGGACGTCAGCACTGGCGGCACGGGCTTCCTCCGCCGCGTGAGCACCTGCACACCCGGCGCCCTGGAGCCCGTGGGCCCAGAGGGCGTGGGGCCCGGTGGCCTGCTGGTGGACGGCGACACCCTGCTCTACACGTCGCAGGAGAGCGGCACCGGCGGCGTCGTGGGCCGCGTGCCCTGA
- the sinK gene encoding hybrid histidine protein kinase/response regulator SinK, which translates to METPVPLAQLLQAVEAGDLTAARTAAAALQRAGAHTSQLAAEVLHELRQPLLGVKAYAQLLAEDGAAPGPLRLLLAQVERMEQIVSDFIRLSSERPASQQRLSLAAPIWAAAKHFSINPDSSRISLEVEAPEDITIQGNARLIEQLTLNLLNNARDAMAGRGRVKVVLTMEGPSPALYVADWGPGIPEELRARIFEPYITANNRGTGLGLSVCQRIAREHHARLELAPQGVIRDVPPPATVFRVLFPATDAPPTQKHRVLVVDDEIIIRMVFRDLMGKECEIIEAASGEEALDLLQQAPVDLIVTDKNLPGMSGLELAQQARRRHTDSRVILMTGYPSLVTTQQALELGVVDYLLKPFDDIREVRALLRSTLARKPAPAPLETNPAMRRVDVLEDNPAAAAQITHALSLVGLEARILTTTELAALEPPAGVVVSWDFTPAYGRKALELGKALAQGAPFVVLAEHLTMETALESLRAGAAACLPKLMSDASALSRELNRAFKRETP; encoded by the coding sequence ATGGAAACACCCGTGCCGCTCGCCCAACTGCTCCAGGCCGTGGAGGCAGGGGACCTGACGGCCGCGCGAACAGCGGCGGCGGCGCTGCAACGTGCGGGAGCGCACACCTCTCAGCTGGCGGCGGAGGTGCTGCACGAGCTGCGACAACCGCTGCTCGGCGTGAAGGCCTACGCCCAACTCCTCGCGGAGGACGGCGCCGCCCCCGGGCCCCTGCGCCTGCTGCTGGCCCAGGTGGAGCGGATGGAGCAGATCGTCTCCGACTTCATCCGCCTGTCGAGCGAGCGACCGGCGTCCCAACAGCGCCTCTCCCTGGCGGCCCCCATCTGGGCGGCGGCGAAGCACTTCAGCATCAACCCGGACTCCTCGCGCATCTCCCTGGAGGTGGAAGCCCCGGAGGACATCACCATCCAGGGCAACGCGCGCCTCATTGAACAGCTCACCCTGAACCTGCTCAACAACGCGCGCGACGCCATGGCGGGGCGCGGCCGGGTGAAGGTGGTGCTCACGATGGAGGGCCCCTCCCCTGCCCTCTACGTGGCGGACTGGGGTCCGGGCATCCCCGAGGAGCTGCGAGCGCGCATCTTCGAGCCCTACATCACCGCCAACAATCGAGGCACCGGACTGGGCTTGTCGGTGTGCCAGCGCATCGCCCGCGAGCACCACGCGCGCCTCGAGCTGGCCCCGCAGGGCGTCATTCGCGACGTCCCGCCCCCGGCCACCGTGTTCCGCGTGCTCTTCCCCGCGACGGACGCGCCGCCCACGCAGAAGCACCGGGTCCTGGTGGTGGATGACGAAATCATCATCCGCATGGTCTTCCGCGACCTGATGGGCAAGGAGTGCGAGATCATCGAAGCGGCAAGCGGCGAGGAGGCCCTGGACCTGCTGCAACAGGCGCCGGTGGACCTCATCGTCACCGACAAGAACCTGCCCGGCATGTCCGGCCTGGAGCTGGCGCAGCAGGCGCGGCGGCGGCACACGGACTCGCGCGTCATCCTGATGACGGGCTACCCGTCGCTGGTGACGACACAGCAGGCGCTGGAGCTGGGCGTGGTGGACTACCTGCTCAAGCCCTTCGACGACATCCGCGAGGTGCGCGCCCTGCTGCGCTCCACGCTGGCCCGGAAGCCCGCCCCCGCGCCGCTGGAGACGAACCCCGCGATGCGCCGGGTGGACGTGCTGGAGGACAACCCGGCGGCGGCGGCGCAAATCACCCACGCCCTGTCCCTGGTGGGACTGGAGGCGCGCATCCTGACGACGACGGAGCTGGCCGCGCTGGAGCCGCCCGCGGGCGTGGTGGTGAGCTGGGACTTCACGCCCGCCTACGGGCGCAAGGCGCTGGAGCTGGGCAAGGCGCTGGCCCAGGGCGCTCCCTTCGTCGTGCTGGCCGAGCACCTCACCATGGAGACGGCGCTGGAGTCCCTCCGTGCGGGCGCCGCCGCGTGCCTCCCCAAGCTGATGTCCGACGCCTCGGCGCTCAGCCGAGAGTTGAACCGCGCATTCAAACGAGAGACCCCATGA
- the encC gene encoding encapsulin nanocompartment cargo protein EncC, producing the protein MPQTNPFHSLVPRKMTDTELARSIRLNIEAELDAINLYAAHIDATDNEDAKAILQHVMDEEREHAALFWELIARLDPEQAAHAKEAVEKYRLITSGASHEAVEAVGKEGAAPSPADVTPEKRLTVGSLRR; encoded by the coding sequence ATGCCGCAGACCAACCCGTTCCACTCGCTGGTCCCCCGCAAGATGACGGACACCGAGCTGGCCCGCTCCATCCGTCTCAACATCGAGGCGGAGCTGGACGCCATCAACCTCTACGCGGCCCATATCGACGCGACGGACAACGAGGACGCCAAGGCCATCCTCCAGCACGTCATGGACGAGGAGCGCGAGCACGCCGCCCTCTTCTGGGAGCTCATCGCCCGGTTGGATCCAGAGCAGGCCGCGCACGCGAAGGAGGCCGTGGAGAAGTACCGGCTCATTACCTCCGGCGCGTCGCACGAGGCCGTGGAGGCCGTGGGCAAGGAGGGCGCGGCGCCGTCTCCGGCGGACGTCACCCCGGAGAAGCGCCTCACCGTGGGCAGCCTGCGCCGGTAG
- a CDS encoding GGDEF domain-containing response regulator has product MARILLVDDEKIARTLYGDYLTAVGHAVTAVGTLQEAKEALAGDRFDAVVTDLILPGGDGMEVLRHVREHHPGVEVVVITGLEKVDPAVRAIKSGAAEYLVKPVAPEALQHAVRRALTTRDLMQENASLRRHVAMLEAGQRIATTLDREKLASATASALQSMASASAVVLLERDSAFALRRHGTSGLSTALEEPLIAELIERLTNERGPRELDGMDAPFPRAISFPALEGDAVLGHAVLFFGGTGAEWAGETASFLVRNWALALRNLGRFAAVEDLAYVDDLTRLFNTRYLHLVVDREVQDALQSQRTFSLLFLDLDHFKSINDTHGHLVGSKVLVEAARVVKGCVRDHDVVARYGGDEYVVVLRNTDSGGALKVAERIRRTMETHNFLAREGLSLKLTTCIGVASFPEHAQDKATLLDLSDRAMYRGKRGSRNVVYMAAKDLEAPPAERRQAHSAS; this is encoded by the coding sequence ATGGCGCGAATCCTCCTCGTCGACGACGAAAAGATCGCCCGCACCCTGTACGGCGACTACCTCACCGCCGTGGGACACGCCGTCACGGCGGTGGGCACGCTACAAGAGGCAAAGGAAGCACTCGCAGGCGACCGTTTCGACGCGGTGGTGACGGACCTCATCCTCCCCGGTGGTGACGGCATGGAGGTCCTGCGGCACGTGCGGGAACATCACCCGGGCGTGGAGGTGGTGGTCATCACTGGCCTGGAGAAGGTGGACCCCGCCGTGCGCGCCATCAAGAGCGGCGCCGCGGAGTACCTCGTCAAGCCGGTGGCCCCGGAGGCCCTGCAGCACGCCGTGCGCCGAGCGCTCACCACGCGCGACCTGATGCAGGAGAACGCGTCGCTGCGCCGCCATGTGGCCATGTTGGAGGCGGGGCAACGCATCGCCACCACCCTGGACCGCGAGAAGCTGGCCTCGGCCACCGCCAGCGCGCTGCAGAGCATGGCCTCCGCCAGCGCCGTGGTCCTGCTGGAGCGCGACTCTGCCTTCGCGCTGCGGCGCCACGGCACCAGCGGCCTGTCCACCGCGCTGGAAGAGCCGCTCATCGCCGAGCTCATCGAACGCCTGACGAACGAACGCGGTCCGCGCGAGCTGGACGGCATGGACGCGCCCTTTCCTCGCGCAATCTCCTTCCCCGCGCTGGAGGGTGACGCCGTGCTGGGACACGCGGTGCTCTTCTTCGGCGGCACGGGCGCGGAGTGGGCGGGCGAGACGGCCAGCTTCCTGGTTCGCAACTGGGCGCTCGCGCTGCGCAACCTCGGCCGCTTCGCCGCGGTGGAGGACCTGGCGTACGTCGACGACCTCACGCGCCTGTTCAACACCCGCTACCTGCACCTGGTGGTGGACCGCGAGGTCCAGGACGCGCTCCAGTCACAGCGCACCTTCAGCCTGCTGTTCCTGGACCTGGACCACTTCAAGTCCATCAACGATACCCATGGCCACCTCGTGGGCTCCAAGGTGCTGGTGGAGGCGGCGCGCGTGGTGAAGGGCTGCGTGAGAGACCACGACGTCGTCGCGCGCTACGGCGGAGACGAATACGTGGTGGTGCTGCGCAACACCGACTCCGGCGGCGCGCTCAAGGTGGCCGAGCGCATCCGACGCACCATGGAGACGCACAACTTCCTGGCGCGCGAAGGCCTGTCGCTCAAGCTCACCACGTGTATCGGCGTGGCCAGCTTCCCCGAGCACGCCCAGGACAAGGCCACGCTGTTGGACCTGTCGGACCGGGCCATGTACCGCGGCAAGCGGGGCTCGCGGAACGTCGTCTACATGGCGGCGAAGGACCTGGAGGCCCCACCGGCCGAGCGCCGGCAGGCCCACTCCGCGTCCTGA
- a CDS encoding chemotaxis protein CheW, with protein sequence MSPFESGRRLCLLVEAGETRYAVEATSVMEVAMPGANGSSLRGVLEVKDLCALLGGPPEEGPGMVVVLDVSPTLAVRVRSVVEVADVARAPFFLLPPGLADSLAPLSRGAVLHKSRLYLELIAEALPHRVGSMSPAVAARPVHWAEAAPDRALVFESQSRLFGVPLGLVSQVISRGEAFCVLPVPSGPVAGIFPHDQVLWPVCSVPALLGEAPVPESFIVLTELAGRNVGLTATRVLGVMQRFEPDDTAGSFRAPGLSEPVAFLDLQRMFS encoded by the coding sequence GTGTCCCCCTTCGAAAGCGGCCGTCGGCTCTGCCTTCTCGTTGAGGCCGGGGAAACCCGTTACGCCGTGGAAGCGACGTCTGTCATGGAAGTAGCGATGCCGGGCGCCAACGGCAGCAGCCTGCGGGGTGTGCTGGAGGTGAAGGACCTCTGCGCGCTGCTGGGCGGGCCGCCCGAGGAAGGCCCGGGCATGGTGGTGGTGCTCGACGTGAGTCCCACCCTGGCGGTGCGCGTGCGCTCCGTGGTGGAGGTGGCGGACGTGGCCCGCGCGCCGTTCTTCCTGCTGCCACCGGGATTGGCGGACTCGCTGGCTCCGCTGAGCCGGGGCGCCGTGCTGCACAAGTCGCGGCTGTACCTGGAGCTCATCGCGGAGGCGCTGCCGCACCGGGTGGGGTCGATGTCGCCGGCGGTTGCCGCCCGGCCCGTGCACTGGGCGGAGGCGGCTCCGGACCGCGCGCTCGTCTTCGAGTCTCAGAGTCGATTGTTCGGAGTCCCCCTGGGTCTGGTGTCGCAGGTCATCAGCCGGGGAGAGGCCTTCTGCGTCCTGCCCGTGCCGAGTGGACCGGTGGCTGGTATTTTTCCGCATGATCAGGTGCTGTGGCCCGTCTGCTCGGTCCCCGCGTTGCTGGGGGAAGCGCCCGTGCCGGAATCCTTCATCGTCCTCACGGAACTGGCCGGGCGGAACGTGGGGCTGACGGCCACGCGGGTGCTCGGCGTCATGCAACGATTCGAGCCGGACGACACCGCGGGGAGCTTCCGTGCTCCCGGGTTGAGCGAGCCTGTGGCGTTCCTGGACCTGCAACGCATGTTTTCTTGA